A genomic segment from Pseudostreptobacillus hongkongensis encodes:
- the trpS gene encoding tryptophan--tRNA ligase — protein sequence MKRSLSGIQPSGVLHIGNYFGALKQFVDLQDNYNGLYFIADYHSLTSQINPDVLRKHSLNVVLDYLAAGIDPKKSKIFLQSSVPAHTELMWILSNQTPMALLERGHAYKDKVAKGIKPNVGLFNYPVLMASDILIYDADVVPVGKDQKQHIELTRDFAVRFNEFYQKEVFKLPEALILETVATVVGTDGEKMSKSYGNIINMYLPEKELKKQVMSIVTDSTPLEEPKNPDNNVTKLYSLFATPAEVEIMKEKFIAGNYGYGHAKKELFERILDYFSKQRELRMKLENNMDYVYDILKDGAKIAREITSEKMKVVRDTVGLIGGEL from the coding sequence ATGAAAAGAAGTTTATCAGGTATTCAACCTAGCGGAGTACTTCATATAGGTAACTATTTTGGAGCTCTTAAACAGTTTGTTGATTTACAAGATAATTATAACGGGCTATATTTTATAGCTGATTATCATTCTTTAACAAGTCAAATAAATCCAGATGTTTTAAGAAAGCATAGTTTAAATGTAGTTCTTGATTATTTAGCAGCAGGTATAGATCCTAAGAAATCTAAAATTTTCTTACAGTCTTCAGTACCAGCACATACAGAACTTATGTGGATTTTATCTAATCAAACACCTATGGCATTACTTGAAAGAGGTCATGCTTATAAGGATAAGGTAGCAAAGGGAATAAAACCTAATGTAGGCTTATTTAATTATCCAGTTCTTATGGCATCAGATATATTAATTTATGATGCAGATGTAGTTCCTGTAGGAAAAGATCAAAAGCAACATATAGAACTTACTCGTGATTTTGCGGTAAGATTTAATGAGTTTTATCAAAAAGAAGTATTTAAATTACCTGAAGCATTAATTTTAGAAACTGTCGCAACAGTGGTAGGAACAGATGGTGAAAAAATGTCAAAATCTTACGGAAATATAATTAATATGTATCTACCAGAGAAAGAATTAAAAAAGCAAGTTATGAGTATAGTAACTGATTCAACTCCGCTTGAAGAGCCTAAAAATCCAGATAATAACGTTACTAAACTTTATTCGTTATTTGCAACTCCAGCAGAAGTTGAAATAATGAAAGAAAAATTTATAGCTGGTAATTATGGTTATGGTCATGCAAAAAAAGAATTATTTGAAAGAATTTTAGATTACTTTAGTAAACAAAGAGAATTAAGAATGAAGTTAGAAAATAATATGGATTATGTGTATGATATATTAAAAGATGGAGCTAAAATTGCAAGAGAAATTACAAGTGAAAAAATGAAAGTTGTAAGAGATACAGTAGGATTAATAGGAGGAGAATTATGA
- a CDS encoding L-lactate dehydrogenase, translating into MKKTSKVSIIGAGFVGSATTLSVVLSGLASHVVLVDVNKDKAEGEVLDIAHGAAFIKTVNIVSGDYKDTADSDIVIITAGAGQKPGETRLDLVHKNVAIFKNIIPQVTRYSPNAVLVIATNPVDIVTWVAYKLSGFPANRVIGTGTVLDTSRLRYYLAEEFDLDARNVHAYIIGEHGDSEFPVWSSASIGPLTFDEYCKREGKNAEELKTNIHEKVKNAAYEIISRKGYTNYAIGMATRRIVEAILRDENSILTISTYNQVEDVYYSVPSIIGRNGFQMKICPEFEESEREKLENTKKILKEVIKSLEL; encoded by the coding sequence ATGAAGAAAACATCAAAAGTTTCTATTATAGGTGCTGGTTTTGTAGGTTCTGCAACAACTCTTTCAGTTGTATTATCTGGGCTTGCATCTCATGTAGTTTTAGTAGACGTAAATAAAGATAAAGCCGAAGGGGAAGTTTTAGATATAGCTCATGGTGCAGCTTTTATTAAAACTGTTAATATAGTTTCAGGAGATTATAAAGATACGGCTGATTCAGATATAGTAATAATAACAGCTGGAGCAGGTCAAAAACCTGGTGAAACTAGACTTGATTTAGTTCATAAAAATGTTGCAATATTTAAAAATATCATACCTCAAGTTACACGTTACTCACCTAATGCAGTACTAGTTATAGCAACTAATCCAGTTGATATAGTAACTTGGGTGGCATATAAATTATCAGGATTCCCTGCAAATAGAGTAATAGGTACTGGAACTGTACTTGATACTTCAAGATTAAGATATTACCTTGCCGAAGAATTTGACTTAGATGCTAGAAATGTTCACGCATATATTATAGGAGAACATGGAGATTCAGAATTCCCTGTTTGGTCATCAGCTTCAATAGGTCCATTAACTTTTGATGAATACTGCAAAAGAGAAGGTAAAAATGCTGAAGAATTAAAAACTAATATACACGAAAAAGTTAAAAATGCAGCTTATGAAATTATTTCAAGAAAAGGATATACTAATTATGCTATAGGAATGGCAACTAGAAGAATAGTTGAAGCTATATTAAGAGATGAAAATAGCATATTAACTATTTCAACTTATAACCAAGTTGAAGATGTTTACTACTCTGTTCCAAGTATAATAGGTAGAAATGGATTCCAAATGAAAATATGTCCTGAATTTGAAGAAAGCGAAAGAGAAAAACTAGAAAATACTAAAAAAATTCTTAAAGAAGTTATTAAGAGTTTAGAATTATAG
- a CDS encoding MerR family transcriptional regulator, giving the protein MYHIKEVAKISGVSVRTLHHYDEVGLLVPEKGDNNYRLYNESDINKLQQILFYKVLGFKLNDIKRLLQDNEVNRLESLLRQKELLKIEKENLERLLITIEKTIIDYQGGKTMTINEKFDGFNKENFGIMYEDEAKEKYGEFAVENAKNNMNEEVFNKWLNIFKSLKKFKTEGLNVENKQVQEQIALLYNNFNEYVFDCSLEVFAGIGKMYVNDERFKTNIDKVGQGTAQYLSDAIAYYTLNKD; this is encoded by the coding sequence ATGTATCATATAAAAGAAGTTGCAAAAATTTCAGGAGTTAGCGTTCGAACTCTACATCATTATGATGAAGTTGGTCTTCTTGTCCCTGAAAAAGGTGACAACAATTATAGACTTTATAATGAATCTGATATAAATAAACTACAGCAGATACTTTTCTATAAAGTTTTAGGATTTAAGTTAAATGATATTAAACGATTGTTGCAAGATAATGAAGTGAATAGATTAGAAAGTCTTTTAAGGCAGAAAGAATTATTAAAAATAGAAAAAGAAAATTTAGAAAGATTATTGATAACAATTGAAAAAACTATAATAGATTATCAAGGAGGGAAAACAATGACGATAAACGAAAAATTTGATGGATTTAATAAAGAAAATTTTGGTATAATGTATGAAGATGAAGCAAAAGAAAAATATGGAGAATTTGCAGTGGAAAATGCCAAAAATAATATGAATGAAGAAGTTTTTAACAAATGGCTAAATATCTTTAAAAGTTTAAAAAAATTTAAAACAGAAGGATTAAATGTTGAAAATAAACAAGTACAAGAACAAATAGCCTTATTATATAATAATTTTAATGAATATGTCTTTGATTGTTCTTTAGAAGTATTTGCTGGTATTGGGAAAATGTATGTTAATGATGAAAGATTTAAAACTAATATTGATAAGGTAGGTCAAGGTACAGCACAATATTTAAGTGATGCTATTGCTTATTATACATTAAATAAAGACTAA
- the ruvC gene encoding crossover junction endodeoxyribonuclease RuvC, whose amino-acid sequence MRILGIDPGTAIVGYSILDYKNNKIELIDYGCIYTDKDLDMALRLEQIYLKLESIINLYKPDQMAIEELFFFKNQKTIISVAQARGVIVLKAQMSGIEIFNYTPLQVKTGITGYGRASKKQVQEMTKVILKLKEIPKPDDAADAIAIGINHINTIKGVGYILNNPRGNVNKVTLLKEKKGNEISLEDYKNMFNKKR is encoded by the coding sequence ATGAGAATACTAGGAATAGATCCAGGTACAGCTATAGTAGGTTATTCTATATTAGATTATAAAAATAATAAAATAGAACTTATAGACTATGGGTGTATATATACTGATAAAGATTTAGATATGGCTTTAAGACTTGAACAAATATACTTGAAATTAGAAAGTATAATAAACTTATATAAACCAGATCAGATGGCTATAGAAGAACTATTCTTCTTTAAAAATCAGAAAACTATAATCTCAGTTGCTCAAGCAAGAGGAGTTATAGTTTTAAAAGCACAAATGTCTGGAATTGAAATCTTTAATTATACTCCGTTACAGGTTAAAACTGGTATAACAGGTTATGGACGTGCAAGTAAAAAACAAGTACAAGAAATGACCAAGGTAATACTTAAATTAAAAGAAATACCTAAACCAGATGATGCAGCAGATGCAATAGCTATAGGGATAAATCATATTAATACTATAAAAGGTGTAGGGTATATATTAAATAATCCTAGAGGAAACGTTAATAAAGTGACCTTGTTAAAAGAAAAAAAAGGAAATGAAATAAGCCTTGAAGATTATAAAAATATGTTTAATAAAAAGAGGTAG
- a CDS encoding DHH family phosphoesterase yields the protein MLNKIKETVDKYKNIIISAHVNPDGDAFGALFTLKYIIEEYAPDKNVDIVIQYELPKYIYKFPESSCIKNSYNEKEVELVIMVDTASMERAAIDNNIFKIAKETINIDHHISNTKYLNINYVEDISSTSELLYKFLELFNVKLSEKIAKFMYLGIINDTGNFRHGNVTKNTFEVSAKLMEVGINNNEISNILFSKSKGKAKAFGLALFDYTFIKELGFAYYFICKEKMKEYNLTDEDVDGISELLISIDGVKVSLFIREDEKSNLKGSLRSKKIDVNNVAGVLGGGGHKLASGFRTNLCFDEVMDIIIKKLEGEENA from the coding sequence ATGCTAAATAAAATAAAAGAAACTGTAGATAAATATAAGAATATAATAATATCAGCACATGTTAATCCAGATGGAGATGCTTTTGGTGCTTTATTTACATTAAAATATATTATAGAAGAATATGCGCCTGACAAAAATGTAGATATAGTAATACAATATGAATTACCTAAATATATTTATAAATTTCCTGAAAGTTCGTGTATAAAAAATAGTTATAATGAAAAAGAAGTTGAGCTTGTTATAATGGTTGATACAGCAAGTATGGAACGTGCAGCTATAGACAATAATATATTTAAAATTGCAAAAGAGACTATAAATATAGATCATCATATTAGTAATACAAAATACTTAAATATTAATTATGTGGAAGATATTTCTTCTACATCAGAATTACTTTATAAATTTTTAGAATTATTTAATGTTAAGCTAAGTGAAAAGATAGCTAAATTTATGTATTTAGGAATAATTAATGATACGGGTAATTTTAGACATGGAAATGTGACTAAAAATACATTTGAAGTAAGTGCTAAACTTATGGAAGTTGGAATAAATAATAATGAAATAAGTAATATACTATTTTCTAAATCAAAAGGTAAGGCTAAAGCTTTTGGACTTGCTTTATTTGATTATACTTTTATTAAAGAATTAGGTTTTGCATATTACTTTATTTGTAAAGAAAAAATGAAAGAATATAATTTAACAGATGAGGATGTAGATGGTATATCAGAATTATTAATAAGTATAGATGGAGTAAAAGTTTCTTTATTTATTAGAGAAGATGAAAAATCTAATTTGAAAGGTAGCTTAAGATCTAAAAAAATAGATGTAAATAATGTTGCAGGAGTTCTTGGTGGTGGAGGCCACAAACTTGCTTCAGGTTTTAGAACTAATTTATGCTTTGATGAAGTTATGGATATTATTATCAAAAAATTGGAAGGAGAAGAAAATGCGTAA
- a CDS encoding TetR/AcrR family transcriptional regulator — MANKKDLSKKKENVIIQSANLFFRNGYVNTGLNEILEVCNIPKGSLYYYFKNKDELLLNVIEYQTKRILDLFDNTVDDLSIFKLKSFFSIFLNNIAIIEIENDNQEKENNENSLFGNIEENTIKFYGGSPLGNLNAELSNLSNEINEKISDSFKQIENRIYLFLETLSCVHEKYRSDYTEFYTYLLINNLEGSCLKLKREQSLEPVDEFLKFFDILIEKMIND, encoded by the coding sequence ATGGCAAACAAAAAAGATCTTTCCAAAAAAAAAGAAAATGTAATAATACAAAGTGCTAATCTTTTTTTTCGTAATGGATATGTAAATACTGGACTTAATGAAATACTTGAAGTTTGTAATATTCCAAAAGGTTCTTTATATTACTACTTTAAAAATAAAGATGAATTACTTTTAAACGTAATAGAGTACCAAACAAAAAGAATACTAGATCTTTTTGATAATACTGTAGATGATTTATCAATATTTAAATTAAAATCTTTTTTTTCTATCTTTCTTAATAATATAGCAATAATAGAAATAGAAAATGATAATCAAGAAAAAGAAAATAATGAAAATAGTTTGTTTGGAAATATAGAAGAAAACACCATTAAATTCTATGGTGGTTCACCTTTAGGAAACTTAAATGCAGAACTTTCAAATTTAAGTAATGAAATTAATGAAAAAATTTCAGATTCATTTAAACAAATAGAAAACAGAATTTATCTTTTTCTTGAGACTCTTAGCTGTGTTCATGAAAAATATAGATCTGATTACACTGAATTTTATACTTATCTTTTAATAAACAACTTAGAAGGAAGTTGTCTAAAACTTAAAAGAGAGCAAAGTTTAGAACCTGTTGATGAATTTTTAAAATTCTTTGATATCTTAATAGAAAAAATGATAAATGATTAA
- a CDS encoding copper homeostasis protein CutC — MSLEICVGNIEDIYICNKFKNIARLELNQGLSCGGLTPSFNFVKTAINISKHPVVTMIRCREGDFNYTKHEFDMMYEDAKTFLELGVQGIVFGFLNKDKTIDIDKTNRFITLIHKYKKEAIFHRAIDVSDNYLKNIKLLKNMNIDRILTSGHEKIALDGLDNILNACNIFENILVGSGVNTENIHIFKENGIKNMHGSFSELIENDYDINFGKNTITSEEKLQSIDFITF, encoded by the coding sequence ATGAGTTTAGAAATTTGTGTAGGAAATATAGAAGACATTTATATTTGTAATAAATTTAAAAATATAGCTAGATTAGAATTAAATCAAGGGTTAAGCTGTGGTGGACTTACACCTAGCTTTAATTTTGTTAAAACTGCAATAAACATTTCAAAACATCCAGTTGTAACTATGATTAGATGTAGAGAAGGCGATTTTAATTATACAAAACACGAATTTGATATGATGTATGAAGACGCTAAAACTTTTTTAGAACTTGGAGTTCAAGGAATAGTATTTGGATTTTTAAATAAGGATAAAACAATAGATATAGATAAAACAAATAGGTTTATAACTTTAATTCATAAATACAAAAAAGAAGCAATATTCCATAGAGCTATAGATGTTTCTGATAATTACTTAAAAAATATTAAACTATTAAAAAATATGAATATTGATAGAATACTTACATCAGGACATGAAAAAATTGCTTTAGATGGTCTAGATAACATATTAAATGCTTGTAATATTTTTGAAAATATATTAGTAGGTAGTGGTGTAAATACTGAAAATATACATATTTTCAAAGAAAATGGTATTAAAAATATGCATGGTTCTTTTTCTGAATTAATAGAGAATGATTATGATATTAATTTTGGTAAAAATACTATTACATCAGAAGAAAAATTACAATCTATTGACTTTATAACATTTTAA
- the tpx gene encoding thiol peroxidase, producing MQVTMGGIPMELLGKEVKVGDKAPLFKAVNVDLSEFRLEDHLGKAIVLTCFPSVDTGICAVQAAKFNNEVGKLGDKALVVTVSNDLPFALTRYCAAEGVENAITVSDHKDLDFSMQYGMLIGDLRLLARAVFVIDQEGVIRYKELASEVKSELNYEKALEALKELI from the coding sequence ATGCAAGTTACTATGGGTGGAATTCCTATGGAATTATTAGGGAAAGAAGTTAAAGTTGGAGATAAAGCACCATTATTTAAAGCAGTTAATGTAGATTTATCTGAATTTAGATTAGAAGATCATTTAGGAAAGGCTATAGTTCTTACATGTTTTCCATCAGTTGATACAGGAATATGTGCAGTTCAAGCAGCTAAATTTAATAATGAAGTTGGGAAATTAGGAGATAAAGCTTTAGTTGTTACAGTATCAAATGATTTACCTTTTGCTTTAACTAGATATTGTGCAGCAGAAGGTGTTGAAAATGCAATAACAGTTTCAGATCATAAAGATTTAGATTTTTCAATGCAATATGGGATGTTAATTGGAGATTTAAGACTTTTAGCAAGAGCAGTGTTTGTAATAGATCAAGAAGGTGTAATTAGATATAAAGAACTTGCTAGTGAAGTTAAAAGCGAATTAAACTATGAAAAAGCTTTAGAGGCCTTAAAAGAATTAATATAA
- a CDS encoding tRNA dihydrouridine synthase, whose amino-acid sequence MRKKIYIAPMAGVTDYTFRLIHEEFKPDLMFTEMINSNIIANTKIKEVPKILRLRKGNAVQIFGENIENLKFCAKYVESLGVDHINLNCGCPMKKISSSGNGAALLREPEKIYSIVSELKEILNPYTKISLKIRLGYEEADKYMDIAKIAEKLKCHHITVHGRTKAQMYTGSSDWNAIKEVKENISIPVIGNGDILTPEDALEKINYSGVDGIMLARGLFGNPWLISQIREILEFGKVKTIVTDIDKINMLIKYLKQYELDNNGKFIPDIKKHIFWYTENFENSDYIKNEVNKYDDYTKIINVIETSIK is encoded by the coding sequence ATGAGAAAAAAGATATATATAGCACCTATGGCAGGTGTAACAGATTATACATTTAGACTTATACATGAAGAGTTTAAACCAGATCTTATGTTTACAGAAATGATAAATTCAAATATAATAGCAAATACAAAAATAAAAGAAGTTCCTAAAATTTTAAGGTTAAGAAAAGGAAATGCTGTTCAAATTTTTGGTGAAAATATTGAAAATCTTAAATTTTGTGCTAAATATGTGGAAAGTTTAGGGGTTGATCATATAAATCTTAATTGTGGTTGCCCTATGAAAAAGATATCTAGTAGCGGTAATGGTGCTGCTCTTTTAAGAGAACCTGAGAAAATTTATTCTATAGTTTCAGAATTAAAGGAAATTTTGAATCCTTATACTAAAATTTCTTTGAAAATAAGATTGGGATATGAAGAAGCAGATAAATATATGGATATAGCTAAAATTGCTGAAAAATTAAAATGCCATCATATTACAGTTCATGGAAGAACCAAAGCTCAGATGTATACAGGGAGTTCAGATTGGAATGCTATAAAAGAAGTAAAAGAAAATATTTCAATACCAGTTATAGGGAATGGAGATATTTTAACACCAGAAGATGCATTGGAAAAAATAAATTATTCAGGTGTTGATGGTATTATGCTTGCAAGGGGATTATTTGGTAATCCGTGGCTTATATCACAAATAAGAGAAATATTAGAATTTGGAAAAGTTAAAACAATAGTGACTGATATAGATAAAATTAATATGTTGATCAAATATTTAAAACAATATGAATTAGATAATAATGGAAAATTTATACCTGATATAAAAAAACATATATTTTGGTATACTGAAAATTTTGAAAATTCTGATTATATAAAAAATGAAGTAAACAAATATGATGATTATACTAAAATTATAAATGTTATAGAAACTAGTATAAAATAA
- the mnmA gene encoding tRNA 2-thiouridine(34) synthase MnmA: MFYKEVGINMAKKVVLGMSGGVDSSVAALVLKEQGYEVIGVFMKNWDEKDENGHCSADDDYNDVIAVAEQIGIPYYSVNFVKEYWDRVFEYFLSELKLGRTPNPDVMCNKEIKFKAFLEYAEKLGADYIATGHYARLTTNDKGEKVLLRGVDNNKDQSYFLSGLSQKQLEKVIFPLGEYEKPEIREIALKHNLKTAKKKDSTGICFIGERNFKEFLSKYLPAIPGNIVNIDGKVLGKHTGLMYYTIGQRKGIGLGNSKDGTGEPYFVVAKDMDKNELVVAQGDDSLLYSKGLVVHDLNLINDITFPYECSVKFRYRQDDVKAVINKVDNKYEVIFEKPQKAVTVGQVAVIYNKEVCLGGGIIEDIIK, from the coding sequence ATGTTTTATAAGGAAGTAGGAATAAATATGGCAAAAAAAGTTGTTTTAGGAATGTCTGGTGGGGTAGATTCTTCAGTTGCAGCTTTAGTCTTAAAAGAACAGGGTTATGAAGTTATTGGGGTATTTATGAAAAACTGGGATGAAAAGGATGAAAATGGACACTGTAGTGCAGATGATGACTACAATGATGTTATTGCAGTTGCAGAACAAATTGGCATACCTTATTATTCAGTTAATTTTGTTAAGGAATATTGGGATAGAGTTTTTGAATATTTTCTTTCAGAATTAAAATTAGGAAGAACTCCAAACCCAGATGTTATGTGTAATAAAGAAATTAAGTTTAAAGCCTTTTTAGAATATGCAGAAAAATTAGGTGCAGATTATATAGCTACAGGTCATTATGCAAGATTAACAACTAATGATAAAGGAGAAAAGGTACTTTTAAGAGGAGTAGATAATAATAAAGATCAAAGCTATTTTTTAAGTGGATTATCTCAAAAGCAATTAGAAAAAGTTATTTTTCCATTAGGAGAATATGAAAAACCAGAAATAAGAGAAATAGCTTTAAAACATAATTTGAAAACAGCTAAAAAGAAAGATAGTACAGGTATATGTTTTATAGGTGAAAGAAACTTTAAAGAATTTTTATCTAAATATTTACCTGCAATACCTGGTAATATAGTTAATATAGATGGAAAAGTATTAGGGAAACATACTGGACTTATGTATTATACGATAGGTCAAAGAAAAGGTATAGGTCTTGGTAATTCTAAAGATGGAACAGGAGAACCATATTTTGTTGTGGCAAAGGATATGGATAAAAATGAACTTGTTGTTGCACAAGGTGATGATAGTTTACTTTATTCAAAAGGCTTAGTTGTACATGATTTAAATTTAATAAATGATATAACTTTTCCATATGAATGTAGTGTTAAATTTAGATATAGACAAGATGATGTTAAGGCTGTAATAAATAAAGTTGATAATAAATATGAGGTTATATTTGAAAAACCTCAAAAAGCAGTTACAGTTGGACAAGTTGCTGTTATTTATAATAAAGAGGTTTGTTTAGGTGGCGGAATAATAGAAGATATCATAAAATAG
- the rsmB gene encoding 16S rRNA (cytosine(967)-C(5))-methyltransferase RsmB, translating to MSIKKDVVKLIEDIIEDGKYSNIQMNYIFSKNSYTRNEKAFINNIVNVTIKNLMYIDYIIESLAKSPKRYIKQILRVSLAQILYTSADYKGVVFEAVEIAKEYNEFQAKFVNSFLRNFIEKKEELEINAPLNVKLSYPKWFVEKMKIEFGEDKYLDVLRRYKQNSYFSVRVNHKKLSKDNFIKLVKDVESEILFEVDNVYYLNNNKITKTRDYLLGNIHIQDGSSNLVVKILNVKDTDLVYDAAAAPGGKSLAILEGYNPLKLVATDIHEHKVNMLKEFEKDYANFEAICSDATKFNQGMYDKILLDVPCSGIGVLTKKPEKIYKLKQNDVKEIKKIQKKIFDNVYKLLKEGGELVYSTCTILQNENTNNLEYFLNKYPELEVVDVEFPKEVKIIKDRFGGNLISYENKYLDGFYIVKLKKGKN from the coding sequence ATGAGTATAAAAAAAGATGTTGTTAAGTTAATTGAAGATATAATAGAAGATGGTAAGTATAGTAATATACAAATGAACTATATTTTTAGTAAAAATAGTTATACTAGAAATGAAAAGGCATTTATAAATAACATAGTTAATGTTACAATTAAAAATTTAATGTATATAGATTACATCATAGAAAGTTTAGCTAAGTCTCCTAAAAGATATATTAAACAGATATTAAGAGTGAGTCTTGCCCAAATTCTATATACTAGTGCAGATTATAAAGGGGTAGTTTTTGAAGCAGTAGAGATTGCTAAAGAATATAATGAATTTCAAGCAAAATTTGTTAATTCATTTTTACGTAATTTTATAGAAAAAAAAGAAGAACTTGAAATTAATGCACCACTTAATGTTAAATTATCATATCCAAAATGGTTTGTAGAAAAAATGAAAATAGAATTTGGAGAAGATAAATATTTAGATGTGCTTAGAAGATATAAACAAAATAGTTATTTTTCTGTTAGAGTAAATCATAAAAAGTTATCTAAAGATAATTTTATTAAGTTAGTTAAAGATGTTGAAAGTGAAATCTTATTTGAAGTTGATAATGTATATTATTTAAATAATAATAAAATAACTAAAACAAGGGATTATTTATTAGGGAATATTCATATACAAGATGGTTCTTCTAATTTAGTTGTTAAAATTTTAAATGTTAAAGATACTGACTTAGTATATGATGCAGCAGCAGCTCCTGGTGGTAAATCGCTTGCTATACTAGAGGGGTATAATCCTTTAAAATTAGTTGCAACAGATATACATGAACATAAGGTGAATATGCTTAAGGAATTTGAAAAAGATTATGCTAACTTTGAAGCTATATGTTCAGATGCGACTAAATTTAATCAGGGGATGTATGATAAGATATTACTTGATGTACCTTGTTCTGGTATAGGAGTTTTAACTAAGAAACCTGAGAAAATATATAAATTAAAACAAAATGATGTAAAAGAAATAAAAAAAATACAAAAGAAAATATTTGATAATGTGTATAAGTTATTAAAAGAAGGTGGAGAATTAGTATATAGTACATGTACTATACTTCAAAATGAAAATACTAATAATTTAGAATACTTTTTAAATAAATATCCTGAATTAGAAGTTGTTGATGTAGAATTTCCTAAGGAAGTTAAAATTATTAAGGATAGATTTGGAGGAAATTTAATTTCTTATGAAAATAAATATTTAGATGGATTTTATATAGTTAAATTAAAGAAAGGTAAGAATTAG